The Fictibacillus phosphorivorans genomic sequence CTAACTTGAATATTATATCTAAAATTAAACAGGTCAGGAGTCATGTTATGGAAATGATAAAAACAGCTACTGTTTTTGATGCTGCTGAGATACTTGCGTTACAAAAAATCGCTTATGTGAGTGAGGCTGAATTATACGGAAACTTTGATATTCAGCCTCTTAAGCAAACGGTCGCTGATGTGGAAGAAAGCATAAGAACCCACCACGTATTGAAGTATCTATTTAACGGTAAAATTATTGGCTCCGTCAAAGCTCATGAAAACGAAGGAACGTGCTATATAGGTAAGCTCATGGTCCACCCTGACTTTCAGAACAGAGGCATCGGTAGAAAGTTAGTACAAGAGATTGAGCAATTGTTCGCTGGATACCGTTACGAATTATACACCGGCAGCAAGAGCGTGAAAAATATCTCTTTTTACGAGAAGCTGGGCTACAAAGCGTTTAAAAGCCATAAATTAGACTTTGAAGAAACCATCTTTGTTTTTATGGAAAAGCAGCCTGCTTTGTTAAAAAAATAAAGAAAAGAGGCTGATAAAAGTCAGCCTCTTTCTCGTTCTATTAAGCTTTCACATCACGCTTTTGGAAGACTGTAAACGTAATCGCGAGCATGACCACCGTGTATACGGCGAGAACGCTAATAGAGAATGGTAGCGTTAAGTCCTTAATCATTTGATTCTGTCCATCGATTAATACACTAAGATCCATGTTGGCAAACAACGTGTAGATTACCCAATCTTTGTTGGCAAGAAGAGTAACAATAATGTTACCGGCAAACATCGTAAACATTGCCACACCGATTGCGACAGAGTTACTCATGAACAAGGTTGAAATCATGAATGACATAGCCACGAGTGTTGTTAATTCAATAAATTCTACACCGATGTTAGCAAACACGTACTCCACGATCAGCCTTTCCTTCACTTGCCCATCTTCTGCTGTGATCAAGTACGACTGATCCATGCCTCCAAATCCATAGGCAAGGCCACCTACCAGCCATGTCACTAGAATAACAACAAGCCACATTAAGAACGCGAAGCCGAGTGTTGCAACGAATTTAGATAAAAGAATTTTCCATCTACTATAAGGGCGGATCAGAAGCATCTTGATCGTCCCTTTTGCAAATTCATTAGATACGATATCACTAGCCACTACGATTACGAACAATCCGATAAAAATTGAAAGCCACGACATGTCTTTCGTGAACTGCCAAGCGGTCGTTTCATAAGGAGAAATATCATTAGCAATGGCATATTCGTTCTGCTTGATGGTGGATTCTAAATATTCTATATAGACTTCATCATCATTGTTTTTCTTTGCTTCATCTAGAGTCTTCTCGTCATTCTTAATCGTTTCAGTCAATTCTTGCTTCCAATTTTCGTTCACTTCTACATCTGTTGTTACCTTATCATAAACAGCGATACCGATAATGATAACGATTGGGATAGCAAGGAAGATCCATGTACGTGTTCGGCTAAATATTTTTATCCATTCATTCGTTAACAGGGACAGCCACTTCATTCAGATCTCCCCCTTTCTTTGTCATTTCTAAGAATCGTTCTTCAAGCGTTTTTGTTTTGCGTTGGATACCAACAACGAGAACGCCTGCGAGAACAAGTTGTTTGTTCATTTCAGCTATAAATCGAACGTCTGCTGTTTGGACGATCAGTTCTTGACCTGACTCCGTTACGTTCAGATCTTCGTTTAAATTTAGAAGGACTTGTTTAGCCTGTGTTACGTCTCCTTCAATTTGGAAATGAACCTTCACATCGGCTTCGTCTTCTTGGTTCAGAATCTCGTCGATACGCACAAGCTTTCCATGTTGAATAATGGCAACACGGTCACACATCATCTGCATCTCAGCAAGCATGTGCGAAGAAACAATCACAGAGGTACCGTTGTTCGCGAGTAGACGTAAATAGTTACGAAGGTCATAGATGCCTTGTGGATCGAGACCGTTTGTCGGTTCGTCCAGAATTAACACGTTCGGTCTATGTAAAAGTGCCTGAGCTACACCCAGTCGCTGTCTCATACCAAGCGAGTATGTTTTTACCTTATCGTTAATCGCGTACTTTAGATCGACGAGCTCGATCACTTCGTCAATTCTTTCCTTCGTCACATCCGGCATGATCCGTGCATATTGCATAAGATTTTTGTAACCTGACATATAATCGTAGAGCTGCGGATTTTCAACGATCGCGCCAACGCGTTCCATCGCTTTTTCAAAGTTCCCTCGCAGGTTGTCACCGTTAATCAAAACGTCTCCGTCCGTGATAGAGATCAGCCCAACAATCATTCGAATCGTTGTTGTTTTACCCGCTCCGTTCGGACCAAGCAGACCGAAAATCTCACCTTCTCTTACCGAAAACGATAGATCATCCACAATGGTCTTGCCTTTGATCTTTTTCGTTAAGTTTTTAAGTTCTAACGTATGTGTTGTCATGCGCTCCCCAATTCCTCCTATCATAACTCTCTCTTTTCTCACTGTAATACGACTGAGACAAAAGAAAAGTTTCGTAAATTTTGTAAATTATTTACTTATCACTTTAACACTTCTACTTGCTTTTGATATATGCTTTTCTCTTTTTGTAACGCGTGTTGAGATAAAAACACCCAGTATAACGAGCACACCGCCCGCTCCTTGATACCATGCCAGTGTTTCGTCTATAAAAATAACGGCAAAGATTGCAGCAAACACAGGGATCAGGTTCAAAAAGACTCCAGCTTTACTCGGACCCACCCGCTCAACCGCCATATTCCAAGACATGAACGCAACGATTGATGCAAAGATCCCCGTGTAAAGAATGGTTGCGATAGTGCCAAGTGACCATACTATTTCTTCTGTTTGCATCTCACGTATGGAAAATGGCAGCAAGATGAGTATGCCAAGAAACGCCGTTACAATGAACGTGCTGTATGTAGGGAGAATTCCCGCATATCTTCGAATAAGAAGCGAATAAATGCTCCAGCAGATCACAGCTCCGATTACAATTAAGTCACCTTTATTAAACGACAACTGGAGTAAAACTGTGATTGAGCCTTTTGAGATAATAAATAGCAGTCCAATGAGTGAAATCAGGGCTCCAGCTATCTGTTTTGCGTTAAGCTTCTCTTTGAGAAAAGCAAACGACAATAGGAAAAGCAGAATCGGCGTTGATGTGTTAACGATGGATGCATTAATGGACGTCGTAAAGTGCAAGGCGATGTACAGAAGCGTATTAAAGCCCGTGATTCCAGTAATTGATAAGATGAGGACGACTTGCCAATGTCTTTTTAGCATCTGCCATTCTTTTTGTAAAAAGGGTACGGCAAACGGAAGGAAAATGAGAAACGCCGTACACCATCGCAAAAAAGAGAGTGTTACAGGCGGTAAACTGCTCGCTATGGCACGTCCGATCACAAAATTTCCGCCCCAGATTAAGTTTGCGACCACTAAAAGTACATACGGGTTAACTTTTTGCACGGTGTGAATCACCTCTTTTTTTGAGATTAAGTCGTTTTGAGCTTCAATAAGGTCGTTTTGAGAGTAGATTAAGTCTAAACAGCGACCAATTAAGTCAAAAATCAAAAATAAAGGCCATTCGACAAACCTGAACAGAAAACGTTTGCCTGCCTGCCCCCTAATCAGCAGCGACTAAAATCATTTTCTCCCACTATAGCAGACTACCTTTTAAAGTAGATATGGTCATTTCGCCTCAATCTAAAATTTGTAAGCTTTTTTCCTGTAAATCCACTTTGAATGCTGTACAATGGAAATTAAAATCATTGAAATACTTTACTTTATGAAGTAATAAGCAGAAGAAAGAAGATGACATAATGAAAGCGTATCGGACGTATGTGATTTTATTCCTAGTGATGGTGGTGTGGGGCTTAAATGTAACCGCTACGAAAATTTTGGTTACGAACTTTTTGCCTGTTACCATCACTGGAATTCGTGTTCTAACGGCGGGCTTAACCGTATTTCTGCTTCTCTCTATAATAAAAAAAGTGCGGTGGCTGACAAAAAAAGAGTTCTGGTATGTCTTTCTAGCATCAATCTTTAATGTGGTCGCGCATCACTATTTTCTTTCGATCGGCTTAACCGAAACAACGGCCACGAACGGCGGATTGATCATGGGAATGTCGCCACTTCTCACGACCATTCTAGCTATCTCGTTTTTAGGAACTCCTCTTACGCTCTTAAAATCAATCGGACTTCTTCTTGGTTTCTCTGGCGTTGCGTTCATCGTTTTGGAAGGCAACAGTCAGGTAGCAGGGATCTCGTTCGGTGATGGATACATTTTATTATCTGTACTCACACAAGCGGTAAGTTTCATACTGATCAAACGTGTGGCACACACCTTGGATCCACGACTCATGACCGGTTATATGATGGTGATGGGTTCATTGTTCTTGATCGTGATCGGATTGATTGAAGAGCCACAAGGATTTGCCGGTGTTGTTGAGAATTCGACCGTTTCACTATGGCTGATCTATTTTGCATCAGCTTGTATTGCGACAGCTGTGGGTCACATGCTCTATAATGAGGCAATCGGTAAAATCGGAGCATCAGAAGCTTCAATCTTTATTAACCTGAATCCATTCTTCGCTCTCGTTGGTGCGTATCTCTTTTTAGATGAACAGATTTTGTTTCAGCATATTTTCGGATTTCTGCTCATTATCACCGGTGTACTCTTAGGCTCTGGGGCTGTTGAAGAGATTCGGAACAGAAGATTACGCAAAAAACATGCGGCTTAAAACATGGTGAACGACATAAAAACGACCAGAGATTTTAAAAAATCTGGTCGTTTTCTTATTACGAAGTTATAGACGCTGCTTTCTTCTTCCGTTTTTGCAGCACCACATTTTGAATCGTCAAAAACACATTCCCGACCATCCAATAAAGAGGCAAAACAGCAGCAAGCTTCCATGCAGAAAATAGGATGATGATCGGCATCACGTAACCCATCATTTTTATTTGCGGATTAGATGCAGCAAGCTCTGTTGTACTCATTTTATATTGGATGAATGTTGTTAAAGCCGCTAACACTGGCAGCAGATGGATGGGATCTGCTGTCCCTAGGTTAAACCAAAGAAAATTGTGCAGAGCGATCTCTTTCGTTTTGATGATCGCATAATAGAATGCAAACAAAATCGGCATCTGGATCAATAGCGGCAAACACCCCATTGAAAACGGGTTCACCTCATGTTTTTTATAAACAGCCATCAATTCATTCTGTAATTTCAGTTGAGATTCTCGATCTTTGCCTGTGTGTTTTTCACGAAGCTGTTGAATTTCCGGCTGAATCTCCTTCATCTTTTCCTGATTCTTCGTCTGTTTCAACGTTAACGGCATGATCAGGAATCGTATTACGATCGTTAAGATGATGATCGCAATCCCATAGCTATCGTTAAACAGATACGCCACATATTGAATGAGCTCTGAAAACGGGTAGATGAAAAAATGGTTCCAGATCCCCGGGCTATCTGCGGTAATCGGCGCTTTATTGCAGCCGGATAAAAGAAAAATAGCTAGTAATGAAAGGATGGATATATATTTCTTCAAAGTTGTTCCTCCTTGTTATGAAAACTTTAAGCAAACAAGGAGGAAACGTGCCCTTCTTTATCATCAGGCGATTCTTTTCTAAACATCGTCCGTGCGATCTCATCTCGAATGAAACAATAATTTTGAACGAGGTGAGAATCGGTCATCATCATCTCGGAACATAGCCTGTCCTTTTTCACATGGTGATTTGATCGATGAACAAGAGATCGATTAACGACTGACAGCTGTTTAGCAATAATGAACGTTAGCGCGATACTAATGGATAAAACGAGCGTATCTGTCTGATAGATCAGATCAAAAAACTCCATAAATCAAATCACCTCCTAGTAACAATTATACTAAAGTTTCACCCAATATATCTATGATACAGAGATTTTGCTTCTGCCATATTTTTCGTGCCATGTACAAGCGCACGGCCATCTTTAAAAAGAACGAGGCGGTGACTGCCGCTCTGAAGCTCTAGTAGGTATGGATTACAGCGAACTTCTCCATGTGGCAGTAATCTCTTCTCCATCTCTGTTAAATTTATTTCAATCGTGTGAGCGGGACGAATCTGAACAGTATCCCGCCCGCAAAGAACAGCTGTTTTTAACGCATTACTTTTTTCTAGATAAGGATACGTTGGGTTAGCTCCGCAAGATGGACAGTCTACCTTTTTCGCCTTTCCCATCCCTAGTTGAACATGCTGATTCGTCCACGTATCAAATGTGACGATCTTCTTCCGGATAGATGCATAATCCTCCACTAAAATCTTTAACGCCTCGGCTGTTTGATAAGCGGTGACCATCTGAACAGCTGGAGAGATGATTCCTGCCGTGTCACATGTTTGGCCGTTCGCCGGAATCTTATCGAGCAAACAGTTCAAACACGGCCCCTCTCCAGGTAAGATCGTGTAAGAGATGCCATAGCTTCCAACACACGCCCCGTAAATCCACGGAATTTCATATTTTTGAGCCAGGTCGTTAATCAACAAACGCGTCTCAAAATTATCGGTCGCATCCATAATCAGATTGATGCCGGAGATCAATTCTTCTGCTTCCTCAATCCCCATGTCCATCACATGTGCTTGAATCTCTACTTCAGAATTAATCTGGTTCAATCTATTTTTTGCAGCAACTACTTTGGGCAGCTGTCTCTTCGCATCTTCTTCAGAATAAAGCTGCTGACGCTGAAGGTTCGTCCAATCCACATAATCGCGATCGACGAGTACGATTCGTTTCACTCCCGCACGCGTAAGAGCTTCAGCACTTCCCGCTCCAAGCGCACCTGCGCCAACGATGAGCACGCTCTTTGTTCGAATTTTCGCTTGCCCATCTATACCGATCGGGCTAAATAATTCCTGTCTTGAATATCGTCCATTCACTTCACACTCAACCCTTCTAAAGGACTGCTCGCTGTTGCCGTTTCTTTTCTTGGGATTCTTCCCGCTTCATACCCTAGCTTTCCAGCTTCAACTGCCATTTTCATCGCGTGGGCCATCTTCACAGGATCCTTCGCACCCGCAACGGCTGTGTTTAACAACACACCGTCTGCTCCGAGCTCCATCGCGATCATCGCATCACTCGCACTGCCGATCCCTGCATCAACAATTACAGGAACCTTCGTCTGCTGTATGATGAATTTTAAATAAAGCGGGTTGATGATTCCTTGCCCGGAACCGATCGGAGAAGCGGCAGGCATGATCGCATGTGAGCCCAGTTCTTCTAAACGTCTAGCGAGAACAACATCATCTGACGTATAAGGAAGCACGATGAATCCTTCTTTTAATAGCTCTTCTGTGGCTTTAAGCGTTTCTACCGGATCCGGCAACAGCGTTTTGTCGCATCCGATGACTTCTACTTTTACCATATCACATAATCCCGATGCTTTCGCCAGTTTTGCGATTCGAACCGCCTCTGCCGCTGTCTTCGCACCAGCTGTGTTTGGTAACAACGTGTATTTCTTTAGATCAAGCATCTCTAAAAAGTTTGGCTGATTTGCTTCAAAGATGTTCATCCGACGAACCGCAAACGTTAAAATTTCAGAACCAGAAACCTCTACCGCTTCTTTTTGTGTTTTGAAGTCCGGATATTTGCCTGTACCTAATAATAAACGTGATGAAAAGGAATAGGGTCCAATGTGTAACATACAATCAACCTCCGCCAACAAATCGAACAAGTTCGATCTTGTCGTTTTCTTTTATTTGAGTATCACTTTGTTTTTGATTATCAATAATATCTTCGTTCACTTCTGCAATCACAACTTGGTCATGTAAGTTAAGGTGCTTCAGCAGATCTTTAATTGACTGCAAAGAGTTTGGCACCATGACCTCTTCTCCATTTATCATAAGTTTCACGAACTGTGTACCTCACTTTTCATATAGTCGGCAATCCTTTTTCCCGTTATAGCGGAAAGCAGAATGCCGTTTCGGTAATGTCCTGTTGCAAGAATGAGTCCCTTTTTACGAGGATGTGGTCCTATATAAGGTGTACCAGATAGTGTTTGAGGTCTTATGCCTCCCCATGCTTTTTCAAAATGAGCATCTCGCAAATCTGGCATAATCTGCTTTGCTTTCTCCATCAATTCAAAAAGACCTGAAAATGTAACTTCTTCATCAAAGACGTGTGGTGTACTTGTCGCTCCGACAAAAATTCGGTTTTCTCGCTTTGGAACGAGGTAGCAGTTTTTGTATTTAACAGTGCCTGTGAGGAGTGGGCGCTGTGTTTTAAAAGAAAGACATTCCCCTTTCACCGGCACCATGTTAAGGGAAGGCTCTAGTTCAGAGCTCCACACACCTCCGGCTATTATGATGCGATCAGCATGAAATGTTTCCTTCGTTGTTACGACGCCAGTCACTTTGTTGTCAGTTTGCAGAAGTTGAACCACTTTGGCATGCTCTTTAACTTCAGCTCCGAGAATTTTTGCAGATTGATAAAAAG encodes the following:
- a CDS encoding GNAT family N-acetyltransferase; amino-acid sequence: MEMIKTATVFDAAEILALQKIAYVSEAELYGNFDIQPLKQTVADVEESIRTHHVLKYLFNGKIIGSVKAHENEGTCYIGKLMVHPDFQNRGIGRKLVQEIEQLFAGYRYELYTGSKSVKNISFYEKLGYKAFKSHKLDFEETIFVFMEKQPALLKK
- a CDS encoding ABC transporter permease, coding for MKWLSLLTNEWIKIFSRTRTWIFLAIPIVIIIGIAVYDKVTTDVEVNENWKQELTETIKNDEKTLDEAKKNNDDEVYIEYLESTIKQNEYAIANDISPYETTAWQFTKDMSWLSIFIGLFVIVVASDIVSNEFAKGTIKMLLIRPYSRWKILLSKFVATLGFAFLMWLVVILVTWLVGGLAYGFGGMDQSYLITAEDGQVKERLIVEYVFANIGVEFIELTTLVAMSFMISTLFMSNSVAIGVAMFTMFAGNIIVTLLANKDWVIYTLFANMDLSVLIDGQNQMIKDLTLPFSISVLAVYTVVMLAITFTVFQKRDVKA
- a CDS encoding ABC transporter ATP-binding protein; amino-acid sequence: MTTHTLELKNLTKKIKGKTIVDDLSFSVREGEIFGLLGPNGAGKTTTIRMIVGLISITDGDVLINGDNLRGNFEKAMERVGAIVENPQLYDYMSGYKNLMQYARIMPDVTKERIDEVIELVDLKYAINDKVKTYSLGMRQRLGVAQALLHRPNVLILDEPTNGLDPQGIYDLRNYLRLLANNGTSVIVSSHMLAEMQMMCDRVAIIQHGKLVRIDEILNQEDEADVKVHFQIEGDVTQAKQVLLNLNEDLNVTESGQELIVQTADVRFIAEMNKQLVLAGVLVVGIQRKTKTLEERFLEMTKKGGDLNEVAVPVNE
- a CDS encoding DMT family transporter, with product MQKVNPYVLLVVANLIWGGNFVIGRAIASSLPPVTLSFLRWCTAFLIFLPFAVPFLQKEWQMLKRHWQVVLILSITGITGFNTLLYIALHFTTSINASIVNTSTPILLFLLSFAFLKEKLNAKQIAGALISLIGLLFIISKGSITVLLQLSFNKGDLIVIGAVICWSIYSLLIRRYAGILPTYSTFIVTAFLGILILLPFSIREMQTEEIVWSLGTIATILYTGIFASIVAFMSWNMAVERVGPSKAGVFLNLIPVFAAIFAVIFIDETLAWYQGAGGVLVILGVFISTRVTKREKHISKASRSVKVISK
- a CDS encoding DMT family transporter; the protein is MKAYRTYVILFLVMVVWGLNVTATKILVTNFLPVTITGIRVLTAGLTVFLLLSIIKKVRWLTKKEFWYVFLASIFNVVAHHYFLSIGLTETTATNGGLIMGMSPLLTTILAISFLGTPLTLLKSIGLLLGFSGVAFIVLEGNSQVAGISFGDGYILLSVLTQAVSFILIKRVAHTLDPRLMTGYMMVMGSLFLIVIGLIEEPQGFAGVVENSTVSLWLIYFASACIATAVGHMLYNEAIGKIGASEASIFINLNPFFALVGAYLFLDEQILFQHIFGFLLIITGVLLGSGAVEEIRNRRLRKKHAA
- the yidC gene encoding membrane protein insertase YidC, coding for MKKYISILSLLAIFLLSGCNKAPITADSPGIWNHFFIYPFSELIQYVAYLFNDSYGIAIIILTIVIRFLIMPLTLKQTKNQEKMKEIQPEIQQLREKHTGKDRESQLKLQNELMAVYKKHEVNPFSMGCLPLLIQMPILFAFYYAIIKTKEIALHNFLWFNLGTADPIHLLPVLAALTTFIQYKMSTTELAASNPQIKMMGYVMPIIILFSAWKLAAVLPLYWMVGNVFLTIQNVVLQKRKKKAASITS
- a CDS encoding MoeB/ThiF family adenylyltransferase, encoding MNGRYSRQELFSPIGIDGQAKIRTKSVLIVGAGALGAGSAEALTRAGVKRIVLVDRDYVDWTNLQRQQLYSEEDAKRQLPKVVAAKNRLNQINSEVEIQAHVMDMGIEEAEELISGINLIMDATDNFETRLLINDLAQKYEIPWIYGACVGSYGISYTILPGEGPCLNCLLDKIPANGQTCDTAGIISPAVQMVTAYQTAEALKILVEDYASIRKKIVTFDTWTNQHVQLGMGKAKKVDCPSCGANPTYPYLEKSNALKTAVLCGRDTVQIRPAHTIEINLTEMEKRLLPHGEVRCNPYLLELQSGSHRLVLFKDGRALVHGTKNMAEAKSLYHRYIG
- a CDS encoding thiazole synthase — protein: MLHIGPYSFSSRLLLGTGKYPDFKTQKEAVEVSGSEILTFAVRRMNIFEANQPNFLEMLDLKKYTLLPNTAGAKTAAEAVRIAKLAKASGLCDMVKVEVIGCDKTLLPDPVETLKATEELLKEGFIVLPYTSDDVVLARRLEELGSHAIMPAASPIGSGQGIINPLYLKFIIQQTKVPVIVDAGIGSASDAMIAMELGADGVLLNTAVAGAKDPVKMAHAMKMAVEAGKLGYEAGRIPRKETATASSPLEGLSVK
- the thiS gene encoding sulfur carrier protein ThiS, whose protein sequence is MINGEEVMVPNSLQSIKDLLKHLNLHDQVVIAEVNEDIIDNQKQSDTQIKENDKIELVRFVGGG
- the thiO gene encoding glycine oxidase ThiO; the encoded protein is MRKTYDAIIIGGGVIGCSIAYELSKRNKSVLLLEKETIGNRASSAAAGMLGAEMEFQSDHPLYVLAKESRDSFSSLSQELFNVCGIDIELIQKGIYELAFTESEAVDLKREAAERHDQCEAVFLLPAHDLLREEPALSQLVKGALYFEKDAQVSPYKLTHAFYQSAKILGAEVKEHAKVVQLLQTDNKVTGVVTTKETFHADRIIIAGGVWSSELEPSLNMVPVKGECLSFKTQRPLLTGTVKYKNCYLVPKRENRIFVGATSTPHVFDEEVTFSGLFELMEKAKQIMPDLRDAHFEKAWGGIRPQTLSGTPYIGPHPRKKGLILATGHYRNGILLSAITGKRIADYMKSEVHSS